A genomic window from Osmerus eperlanus chromosome 5, fOsmEpe2.1, whole genome shotgun sequence includes:
- the LOC134021391 gene encoding lamina-associated polypeptide 2-like, whose translation MAEFLEDPSVLTKDKLKSELTANNVSLPSGEHKKEVYVQLYRKTLTVLNKKSSPPDTFSSDEELPAPVSNKSRSGRKATRKTDKPASEEVEVTDLTDEGLKDQLMKHGIDAGPIVASTRKVYEKKLTKLLDQSAVEMTPSLPETASALTEASKADSPQNGNTHSDHYSDKEDEEITVPETEPVPIVEKPVRSRGKTPVTVRTSSRRHNKVEGKQAAGDQTPKKSAENVVEDILANEISTPTGIGATCRRPIRGAAGRPVKPGDYWLDESLLHNVLTKSQSESLSNAAGPGNTPARRGFVSVLLRLMMLIVVAGSIYYAYENLDTEQINSLKGLLDRVATPLGIGSESAAKSGGK comes from the exons ATGGCAGAATTCCTTGAAGATCCGTCAGTTCTAACAAAGGATAAGCTCAAAAGTGAGCTTACGGCCAACAATGTGTCCCTTCCCAGTGGAGAACATAAAAAAGAAGTATATGTCCAGTTGTATCGGAAAACGTTGACCGTATTGAACAAAAAGAGTTCACCGCCAGACACATTTTCTAGTGACGAAGAACTGCCTGCTCCAGTCTCCAACAAAAGTCGATCAGGGAGG AAAGCAACAAGAAAGACTGACAAGCCTGCCTCTGAAGAGGTAGAAGTCACAGATCTGACGGATGAAGGCTTGAAAGACCAGCTGATGAAGCATGGGATAGATGCTGGACCCATTGTAG cctccacccGGAAAGTTTATGAGAAAAAACTAACAAAGCTGCTGGACCAGTCTGCAGTTGAGATGACACCCAGCCTACCTGAGACTGCTAGTGCACTTACAGAGGCATCCAAAGCTGACAGTCCTCAGAATggcaacacacactcagaccatTACAGTGACAAGGAAGATG AGGAGATAACAGTTCCTGAGACAGAGCCTGTTCCTATTGTGGAGAAGCCTGTAAGAAGCAGAGGCAAGACCCCTGTCACTGTGCGGACCAGTAGCAGAAGGCACAATAAG GTGGAGGGGAAGCAAGCAGCTGGTGACCAGACCCCCAAGAAAAGTGCTGAGAATGTGGTTGAAGATATACTTGCTAATGAGATCAGTACACCCACAGGAATCGG TGCCACCTGTCGACGACCAATTCGAGGCGCAGCGGGCCGACCAGTGAAGCCTGGTGACTACTGGCTGGATGAGTCCCTGCTACACAACGTGCTCACTAAGAGCCAATCAGAGAGTCTCTCAAATGCTGCAGGCCCAGGGAATACCCCCGCTCGACGAGGCTTTGTCTCTGTGCTGCTGAGGCTGATGATGCTCATTGTGGTGGCCGGGTCTATTTACTACGCCTACGAGAACCTAGACACAGAGCAGATCAATTCCCTTAAAGGCCTGCTGGACAGGGTGGCCACCCCCCTGGGCATCGGCAGTGAGAGTGCCGCAAAGAGTGGCGGCAAGTAA
- the LOC134021392 gene encoding solute carrier family 25 member 3-like, which produces MYPNTLTHLARANPFTSPLFTLHKVEEPTQGAPSHVEGKPRLAAAAVADSEVSCDFGSMKYYALCGFGGILSCGLTHTAIVPLDLVKCRLQVDPAKYKSIFNGFSVTLKEDGTRGLAKGWAPTFIGYSMQGLCKFGFYEVFKTVYSDMLGEENTYLWRTSLYLAASASAEFFADIALAPMEACKVRIQTQPGYANTLRECAPKMHAEEGLWAFYKGVVPLWMRQIPYTMMKFACFERTVEMLYKYVVPKPRSECSKSEQLVVTFVAGYIAGVFCAIVSHPADTVVSVLNKESGSTAIQVLKKLGPKGVWKGLVARIIMIGTLTALQWFIYDSVKVYFRLPRPPPPEMPESLKKKLGLAE; this is translated from the exons ATGTACCCGAACACGCTGACACATCTGGCACGGGCGAATCCCTTTACCTCCCCGTTATTCACACTACATAAAGTTGAAGAACCGACGCAGGGCGCTCCCTCTCATGTGGAAGGCAAACCCAGACTGGCCGCTGCGGCTGTCGCTG ATTCTGAAGTGAGCTGTGACTTTGGCTCTATGAAATACTACGCCCTGTGCGGCTTTGGAGGCATCCTCAGCTGCGGCCTCACCCACACAGCGATTGTCCCCCTTGACTTGGTCAAGTGCCGACTCCAG GTGGACCCTGCCAAGTACAAGAGCATCTTCAATGGTTTCTCAGTCACATTGAAGGAAGATGGTACCCGGGGACTGGCTAAGGGCTGGGCTCCCACGTTCATCGGCTACTCTATGCAAGGCCTCTGCAAGTTTGGCTTCTACGAAGTCTTTAAGACCGTGTACAGCGACATGCTCGGGGAG GAAAACACCTACTTGTGGAGGACGTCTCTGTATCTGGCAGCGTCGGCCAGCGCTGAGTTCTTTGCTGACATAGCCCTGGCTCCCATGGAGGCGTGCAAAGTGCGCATCCAGACCCAGCCCGGCTACGCCAACACCCTGAGAGAGTGTGCACCCAAGATGCATGCCGAGGAAGGACTCTGGGC TTTTTACAAGGGAGTGGTTCCCCTTTGGATGAGACAGATCCCCTACACCATGATGAAGTTTGCCTGCTTCGAGAGAACAGTGGAGATGCTGTATAAGTATGTGGTCCCCAAGCCCCGTAGCGAGTGCTCCAAGTCGGAACAGCTAGTGGTCACTTTTGTGGCTGGCTACATCG CTGGCGTGTTCTGTGCCATCGTGTCTCACCCCGCTGACACTGTGGTGTCTGTACTGAACAAGGAGAGTGGCAGTACAGCCATCCAGGTGCTCAAGAAACTCGGACCAAAGG GTGTGTGGAAGGGTTTGGTGGCCCGTATCATCATGATCGGTACCCTTACAGCCCTGCAGTGGTTCATCTACGACTCCGTTAAAGTGTACTTCCGCctgccccgccctcctccaccagagatgcCGGAGTCACTCAAGAAGAAACTGGGGCTCGCTGAATGA